One window of the Xenopus tropicalis strain Nigerian chromosome 10, UCB_Xtro_10.0, whole genome shotgun sequence genome contains the following:
- the tcap gene encoding telethonin encodes MVGKPGTPKAMGNVTELSCRVQEDNTARREHFSAEWIDTSMFSRPEESCNARDANVWRRESFRQQGQTRFLVQQSPAQVMKMGRLGQRLTQYQLPYQRMLPLPIFKPADLSTKMERIATPPQLRGMMEFERALSHPGNDGVCPDKKSLSQITKELPPVMQPVRMEMMKPGLAQSFTRSTSQEVMRG; translated from the exons ATGGTGGGAAAGCCTGGGACCCCCAAGGCCATGGGGAACGTGACTGAGCTGAGCTGCCGAGTGCAAGAGGATAACACGGCCAGGAGGGAGCACTTCTCCGCAGAATGGATAGACACCTCCATGTTCAGCCGACCAGAGGAAAG CTGCAATGCCCGTGATGCCAATGTGTGGAGGAGAGAGAGTTTCCGCCAACAGGGACAGACCCGCTTCCTGGTCCAACAGTCTCCCGCACAGGTCATGAAAATGGGTCGCCTTGGCCAGAGACTCACCCAGTACCAGCTGCCCTACCAGAGAATGTTGCCTCTGCCCATCTTCAAGCCAGCAGATCTCAGCACCAAGATGGAACGCATAGCCACCCCGCCCCAGCTGCGCGGCATGATGGAGTTCGAGAGGGCGCTTAGCCACCCAGGCAATGACGGCGTCTGTCCGGATAAGAAGTCGCTCTCCCAGATCACTAAAGAGTTGCCTCCAGTCATGCAACCAGTGAGAATGGAGATGATGAAGCCAGGCCTGGCCCAGTCTTTCACAAGGTCTACGTCCCAAGAAGTCATGAGAGggtag
- the LOC100492396 gene encoding melanoregulin, with amino-acid sequence MEGKRSFYRYFCCCCTEEQPEKKPLISDTLLYFDREVKRRRAEEANLWNEPQDVSHTERDDDRELYNLLQKRSKTRRGSEGYRRLSFDISAHRQIRKDVKDRWRVLLENLGFSNEADSLLTVTSNTSYKSLRNPAEARHLLSLLAQESSIFEQQSIPPERYLFVLDRLIVLDMGTEFVSIARRFYPPETENNAEKDAVEPGAAVLVSPCAEEPGEPGEKEESSVEVDEDSFLVNLLE; translated from the exons ATGGAGGGAAAGAGAAGTTTCTATCGCtacttctgctgctgctgcactgaGGAACAGCCGGAGAAAAAGCCGCTGATCAG tgatactTTACTGTATTTTGACCGGGAAGTGAAGCGCCGACGAGCAGAAGAAGCCAATCTTTGGAATGAGCCCCAGGACGTGTCGCACACGGAGAGGGATGATGATCGCGAACTCTACAACCTTCTACAGAAACGGTCAAAGACTCGCCGGGGGTCCGAG GGTTACCGAAGGCTGAGCTTTGATATCAGTGCCCACCGGCAGATACGGAAGGATGTGAAGGACCGATGGAGGGTGCTGCTGGAAAACCTGG GATTCAGTAATGAAGCGGATTCCCTTCTCACTGTCACCTCCAACACTTCGTACAAGAGCCTACGGAACCCTGCCGAGGCGCGGCACCTACTCAGCTTACTGGCCCAGGAGAGCAGCATCTTTGAGCAGCAGAGCATCCCGCCGGAAAGATATCTCTTTGTCCTG gacCGTCTCATAGTCCTGGATATGGGGACAGAGTTTGTGTCTATCGCGAGGCGTTTTTATCCCCCCGAGACAGAAAATAATGCTGAAAAGGATGCAGTAGAACCCGGGGCTGCTGTCCTAGTCAGCCCTTGTGCCGAGGAACCCGGAGAACCCGGTGAGAAAGAGGAGTCATCTGTAGAAGTAGATGAAGACAGCTTCTTAGTGAATCTCCTGGAATAA